DNA from Brassica napus cultivar Da-Ae chromosome C4, Da-Ae, whole genome shotgun sequence:
ttaagatgacaaaaaaaattatttacttggtgaatataatacatcaaatattacaaatacatcatttagttaaataaatagcCAAAAAgcgaaaattcatatccgcgctcaGGGTCTAGTTAAAATTAAACGATGAGAAACCTTTGTTGAGAAATAACGAAAAACATGCAATGATATTCAAAACCAATTAAAAAGCTGCATGTACGGATGTACAAATAGCGGCTATAATTACATactcaaaagtcaaaacaaatATGCAAAACAACATATGTGCTCATCAATAATACGTACGTACGcgaaacatttttaaactaaatacaCGTATTAGGCACATGAATGTACGTATATTCGAAATCATGTTTTAAACCGCAAGGCCGATGTTTTGCGGTCACGTTTGGCCTTCATCAAACCGCTCAAAACCTTAACATATCGACCCATCATACCTTTAAATTTAACACCACTTTCCCCACCTTGCTTCTTGACCACCAGTTGCATCGTCTGCTTGATCCCTTCGTCTTCCCCGAAATGTTGACCTAGAGAGTTCTTGTTTTTAACATTAGCTTCTTCATTCGGTTCTTGCTCGCTTCTCATCAGATTATTCAAACTCTTACGATCAATCTCTAGGTCTTTGTCTTGCTCTTTTTCTTTATCTGGTTGTGCGCTTTGCGTGGACAGGTCTTGGTGTTGCATCTCGCTGACGAGACTTGACGACCATGGTTTTCGGGTTCTTCTCGACATGCTCAGATCGAACCGTGGTTTGATCGGATTTATTACTTCACTTCCCATGTTTGATCATACAGAATGATAATCTATTTCTCATGAGGAGATAACTATATATGAGGAGTAGCTAGGAGTAGTTGTTGGTccatttattttccttttaaaaatatttgcttGTCTATGTTACTCTGATTTGTACCGCAAGAGATGAGGTCGGTGAGTTTTGAGGTTAGTTTgctttattaataaataaagaaatgatTTCGATTTTGACACATATATGTTTAGTCTGTAATCTAGCTACATCATCATATTTTCGATTGATTGCCTACTAATATGCATAAAAAACACAATGGTTATCATTTGAATATAACTACTGTAAACTTAATTTGTAagtaatat
Protein-coding regions in this window:
- the BNAC04G54220D gene encoding uncharacterized protein BNAC04G54220D; its protein translation is MGSEVINPIKPRFDLSMSRRTRKPWSSSLVSEMQHQDLSTQSAQPDKEKEQDKDLEIDRKSLNNLMRSEQEPNEEANVKNKNSLGQHFGEDEGIKQTMQLVVKKQGGESGVKFKGMMGRYVKVLSGLMKAKRDRKTSALRFKT